In Porites lutea chromosome 1, jaPorLute2.1, whole genome shotgun sequence, a single genomic region encodes these proteins:
- the LOC140947173 gene encoding chromodomain-helicase-DNA-binding protein 4-like — MIYRFVTRASVEQRITQVAKKKMMLTHLVVRPGLGSSKTAVMSKSELNDILKFGTQELFKDDNAKDGDSGDSGRIDYDEKAVMSLSDRTSSHDDAPDEEKDMLANEYLASFKVATYVVKQKDDDVEVLKQDAEKADPDYWEKLLRHHYEQFQGDEARHLGKGKRIRKQVSYVDGGVEDQEESAWTNNLSDYEDEGYSDVDEEESDEEFNQKAEGISNSCSRIVNYLAPVISLVNISLL, encoded by the exons ATGATCTATCGCTTTGTTACAAGGGCCAGTGTAGAACAGCGGATCACACAG GTTGCCAAGAAGAAGATGATGTTGACTCATCTTGTGGTTAGACCCGGCTTGGGATCCAGCAAAACTGCTGTCATGTCTAAGAGTGAGCTCAATGATATTCTCAAATTTGGAACACAAGAACTCTTTAAGGATGACAATGCTAAAGATGGAG ACTCGGGTGACTCAGGCCGCATAGACTATGATGAAAAAGCCGTCATGTCACTGTCGGACCGTACCAGTAGCCATGATGATGCTCCTGATGAAGAGAAAGACATGTTGGCTAATGAATACCTCGCTTCTTTCAAG GTCGCAACCTATGTAGTGAAGCAGAAAGATGATGATGTAGAAGTTCTCAAG CAAGATGCAGAGAAAGCAGACCCTGACTACTGGGAGAAACTTTTACGCCATCATTACGAACAGTTCCAAGGAGACGAGGCGCGACATCTTGGAAAGGGAAAAAGAATCAGAAAACAG GTGAGCTATGTTGATGGAGGCGTGGAAGATCAGGAAGAATCAG CATGGACTAATAACTTGTCGGACTATGAAGATGAAGGTTACAGTGACGTTGATGAAGAGGAATCAGATGAGGAGTTCAATCAAAAGGCAGAAGGTATAAGTAACAGTTGCAGCCGGATCGTAAATTATCTGGCTCCGGTAATAAGCTTGGTAAACATATCGTTGTTGTAG
- the LOC140926981 gene encoding uncharacterized protein — protein MDVQETGEKSSEDGKDGEQKKPMFEAEEKEDDKTVDTADKKNDNSGKGEEKEEKDTTKETESCESESVEQGDVVYRKENEGKKEVESVENSFDEADGKRDSDQTEKAPEEKSGESEKKEEELETDKTNDKPSEKIESDLKEGKPAEDAVESDKKATDNTAEKTESPAKTEQAPIKTDPVAVPKQEKSTENSAGLSKPASAANEQQRFMFNIADGGFTELHILWEVEEKRKCDDIWWRCHDYWLLAGVVIYGYGRWQDIANDRKFVVVNDPFKNVSLEYKNRFIARRFKLLEQALVIEEQLRQADTMKLRQDANHPAMALNARFGELECFAESHQHLSKESLAGNKPANAVLHKVFNQLEELLSDMKSDVNRLPSTLVRMPPVTARLNMSEGGILSRLTKRGEGPPPNVTIPGKTIQPPPVPGMGSVVIQPKVQPLVLGGGTIIPPVQIRAGPLHYTTSSVYRAPPVTGSNATITVQPPPPTTLLLSASTAT, from the exons ATGGATGTTCAAGAAACTGGAGAAAAGTCTTCTGAAGATGGCAAGGATGGTGAACAAAAGAAGCCAATGTTTGAAGCGGAGGAGAAAGAGGATGATAAAACTGTTGACACAGCTgataagaaaaatgataattcaggaaaaggagaagaaaaagaggaaaaggacACGACTAAGGAAACAGAGAGTTGTGAGAGTGAAAGTGTAGAGCAAGGTGACGTGGTATATAGAAaggaaaatgaaggaaaaaaggaagTTGAGTCAGTTGAAAATTCTTTTGATGAGGCTGACGGTAAGAGGGATTCTGATCAAACAGAAAAAGCACCAGAAGAGAAAAGCGGAGAGAgcgagaaaaaagaagaagagttaGAAACCGATAAAACTAATGATAAACCTTCAGAGAAAATAGAATCTGATCTAAAGGAAGGCAAACCGGCTGAAGATGCTGTAGAATCAGATAAAAAGGCAACTGACAATACAGCAGAAAAGACCGAATCGCCTGCGAAAACAGAGCAGGCCCCTATTAAAACTGATCCGGTAGCAGTCCCTAAACAGGAGAAATCTACTGAGAATTCGGCTGGACTGAGTAAGCCTGCAAGTGCAGCTAATGAACAGCAGCGGTTCATGTTTAACATCGCCGATGGTGGATTTACTGAATTGCATATTCTGTGGGAAGTGGAAGAGAAAAGGAAATGCGATGATATCTGGTGGAGATGCCATGATTACTGGCTTCTAGCTGGAGTTGTCAT TTACGGTTATGGCAGGTGGCAGGATATCGCTAATGATCGCAAGTTTGTGGTGGTCAATGATCCGTTCAAAAATG TCTCTCTGGAGTACAAGAACCGCTTTATTGCGCGACGCTTTAAG ttgttaGAACAAGCGCTTGTAATAGAAGAACAGCTGAGACAAGCCGATACCATGAAACTCAGGCAAGATGCCAACCACCCTGCCATGGCTTTAAATGCAAG ATTTGGGGAGCTGGAGTGCTTTGCGGAAAGTCACCAGCATTTGTCCAAGGAGTCGTTAGCAGGAAACAAACCTGCCAATGCTGTACTTCATAAAG TATTTAATCAGCTGGAGGAGTTGCTATCAGATATGAAGTCGGACGTCAACCGTCTTCCTTCGACACTAGTCCGAATGCCTCCCGTCACTGCTCGGCTTAACATGTCGGAGGGAGGAATCCTCAGCCGTCTAACGAAACGTGGCGAGGGACCACCACCCAATGTCACCATACCTGGAAAGACCATCCAGCCCCCTCCCGTTCCAGGAATGGGTTCAGTTGTTATCCAGCCAAAGGTCCAACCCTTAGTGTTGGGTGGTGGCACTATCATACCCCCTGTGCAAATCAGAGCAGGTCCCCTGCACTACACTACAAGCTCTGTGTACCGCGCTCCACCCGTGACAGGCAGCAATGCAACCATCACAGTCCAGCCACCTCCACCAACTACTCTATTGCTTTCGGCCTCCACTGCCACGTGA